One genomic window of Mycobacteriales bacterium includes the following:
- a CDS encoding DUF732 domain-containing protein — MRTVEKKVHATHLTDHQLIALGKTICRTLSVGEPHKQQVVLADARLGSAVTGTAAYFLAIQEFCPNQASQ, encoded by the coding sequence ATGCGCACGGTCGAGAAGAAGGTCCACGCGACTCATCTCACAGACCATCAGTTGATCGCGCTCGGCAAGACGATATGCCGCACCCTGTCCGTCGGAGAGCCCCACAAACAGCAAGTCGTTCTCGCCGACGCGCGTCTGGGCAGCGCCGTGACGGGCACCGCCGCCTACTTCCTGGCGATCCAGGAGTTCTGCCCCAACCAGGCCAGCCAGTAG